The window ACGAGGGGCCGGCCGAGCCTATCTGAAAGAAGAGGATTCATTGGGAGCGACCATCGGCATCATCCACGAACCGCTGGGTGTTGCAATAGAGGTAAAGACCTTCGGGTCGGCGGGCACCGGCCAATGACATCCCCAAACGCGCACCCAATGCCACGGCCAGGGTGGTGGGGCGCGACATGGCGAGCAAAATGGGGATGCGCGCCCGAACGGCTTTTTGGACCAGTTCATAACTGATGCGGGAAGATAGCACCGCAACTTTAGCCAGGTCCAGGCGCCGGTCGAGGAAAAGCCGGCCGATGGCTTTATCCAGAGCATTGTGGCGGCCGACGTCCTCCATGGCCACGAGAGGCCGCAACTGCGCATCGAACAGGGCCACCGCATGGCTGGCCCGCGTGCGGCGCCGCAACGGTTGGAATTCATCGAGACGACGAATGCACCCCTCGGCTGCCGGCAAAGATATGGTGGTGCTGTCG is drawn from Desulfatitalea tepidiphila and contains these coding sequences:
- the fdhD gene encoding formate dehydrogenase accessory sulfurtransferase FdhD, coding for MNDTRSTMIQWHNGERRPLETEFIEEEPLSIRVQGNPYAVVMRTPGDELAQAAGFCLTEGLVDDPDDIVNLASCDTDDTNVVTVTLTPRRSTQMAGHLDRRGYISQTGCGLCGKTLIAELFQQLRPLDDSTTISLPAAEGCIRRLDEFQPLRRRTRASHAVALFDAQLRPLVAMEDVGRHNALDKAIGRLFLDRRLDLAKVAVLSSRISYELVQKAVRARIPILLAMSRPTTLAVALGARLGMSLAGARRPEGLYLYCNTQRFVDDADGRSQ